The Felis catus isolate Fca126 chromosome X, F.catus_Fca126_mat1.0, whole genome shotgun sequence genome includes a region encoding these proteins:
- the LOC101091269 gene encoding protein BHLHb9: MTGAKNETRNKGKAQKRAGVQAEAKRETTGIVRPVAKTQDKAVAKAESQADATAAMKARCKNRSVPEIKERGLAYFSPKAEDEATKVSRICSVAEANAESGSTCKHKAGIDTWFWSGEEANVGSWFWSGEEANNHSNAKDEGKAGIDPLSYAEKLESVAGASCKARPGAEEEEEENVIGNWFWDGDETSYDPNPRPVSRIVRPQPVDEINEKNRPKDWSEVTIWPKAPAVTPAVLGFRSQVPFETKPPSYIVLASAEENTHSLPVATTCPSRSTTSCSQPVPEYPFGSSPCIQTIEEIRRQIRIREVNGIKPFACPCKMECYMDSEEFEKLVTLLKSTTDPLIHKIAQIAMGIIKVHPFAQEFINEVGVVTLIESLLSFPSSEIRKKAVITLNPPSGDERQRKVELHVKHMCKETMSFPLNSPGQQSGLKILGQLTTDSDHHHIVANYFSQLFHLLSLGNRKTRNLVLKVLLNMSENPTAARDMINTKTLAALKLIFNQKEAKANLVSAVAIFINIKEHIRKGSIVVVDHMNYNTLMAIFREVKGIIETM, from the coding sequence ATGACTGGGGCTAAGAATGAGACTAGAAACAAAGGCAAAGCTCAAAAAAGGGCTGGTGTGCAAGCTGAAGCAAAGAGGGAGACTACTGGCATAGTCAGACCTGTAGCTAAGACCCAGGACAAAGCAGTAGCCAAGGCAGAGTCTCAAGCTGATGCAACAGCAGCGATGAAGGCAAGGTGTAAGAACAGGAGTGTTCCTGAGATAAAGGAAAGAGGCCTGGCATATTTTAGTCCCAAAGCTGAAGATGAGGCCACTAAAGTATCTAGGATTTGTTCTGTGGCTGAGGCTAATGCTGAGTCTGGGTCCACCTGTAAACATAAGGCTGGTATTGATACCTGGTTTTGGAGTGGAGAAGAAGCCAATGTTGGTTCCTGGTTTTGGAGTGGAGAAGAGGCCAATAATCATTCTAATGCTAAGGATGAAGGTAAAGCTGGTATTGATCCTCTGTCCTATGCTGAAAAGTTGGAGTCTGTGGCCGGGGCCAGCTGCAAAGCTaggccaggggctgaggaggaagaggaagaaaatgttattggGAACTGGTTTTGGGATGGAGATGAAACTAGTTATGACCCTAATCCTAGACCTGTGAGCAGGATAGTTAGGCCCCAGCCTGTggatgaaattaatgaaaaaaataggcCCAAGGACTGGTCTGAGGTAACTATTTGGCCCAAAGCCCCTGCTGTAACTCCAGCAGTGTTAGGATTTAGATCCCAAGTCCCATTTGAGACAAAGCCTCCTTCATATATTGTCCTGGCTTCAGCTGAGGAAAATACCCATTCTTTACCTGTGGCAACAACATGCCCTTCTAGGAGCACTACTTCATGCTCACAGCCTGTCCCTGAGTATCCATTCGGTTCTAGCCCTTGCATCCAGACCATAGAGGAAATTAGACGCCAAATCAGGATTAGGGAAGTGAATGGGATTAAGCCATTTGCTTGCCCTTGCAAAATGGAATGCTATATGGATTCTGAGGAATTTGAAAAACTTGTTACCTTACTTAAGTCAACTACTGATCCTCTCATTCATAAAATAGCTCAAATTGCAATGGGGATCATTAAGGTTCATCCCTTTGCCCAAGAGTTTATTAATGAGGTGGGTGTAGTGACGCTTATTGAAAGCTTGctcagttttccttcctctgaaaTCAGAAAAAAGGCTGTAATTACTCTGAATCCTCCTTCTGGGGATGAGAGACAACGCAAGGTTGAATTACATGTTAAGCATATGTGTAAGGAAACCATGTCTTTTCCCTTGAATTCACCTGGACAACAATCTGGATTAAAGATACTAGGACAACTGACTACTGATTCTGACCATCACCACATTGTTGCCAATTACTTTTCACAACTTTTCCACTTGCTGTCCCTGGGAAATCGTAAAACCAGAAATCttgttttaaaagtacttttgaaTATGTCTGAAAATCCAACTGCAGCCAGAGACATGATCAATACAAAGACATTAGCAGCATTAAAACTCATCTTTAACCAGAAGGAGGCAAAAGCCAATCTTGTTAGTGCTGTGGCCATATTTATTAACATAAAGGAGCATATCAGAAAGGGCTCAATTGTAGTTGTTGATCACATGAATTATAATACACTGATGGCCATTTTCCGTGAGGTTAAAGGAATTATTGAAACAATGTAA